The Anolis carolinensis isolate JA03-04 chromosome 2, rAnoCar3.1.pri, whole genome shotgun sequence genome has a window encoding:
- the grxcr2 gene encoding glutaredoxin domain-containing cysteine-rich protein 2, producing MDEFQKKLSQRHDARSRKVRFKISSAYSGRVLKQVYEDGQELEIPQVEYPHSFRHWNFEPRSHLFGIGEAPESSFYPSAKLNAQRISVFREGNKYTLTSSPSLLNDDQPDDSHMPPPILDFGKIIIYTSNLKIIRTPMTKKELVRKIMHDEGIDDYSFMYREEGRGNSTIQTERNVKDAENDLDHNQHEQVCTIKIEKGIDDSSECINEEAGDENSCSQCKGSGSALCSVCHGSKFSMLANRFKESYRALRCPACNENGRQPCQTCAH from the exons ATGgatgagtttcagaaaaaactgAGTCAGAGGCATGATGCAAGATCTCGAAAAGTAAGATTCAAAATATCCTCGGCATACAGCGGTCGCGTCTTAAAGCAGGTCTATGAAGATGGTCAGGAACTTGAAATCCCACAGGTGGAATATCCTCATAGTTTCCGGCACTGGAACTTTGAACCTAGAAGCCATTTATTTGGGATTGGAGAAGCCCCAGAATCCAGTTTTTATCCATCAGCTAAACTGAATGCACAGAGAATAAGTGTATTCAGAGAGGGGAACAAATACACCCTCACAAGTAGCCCTTCACTCCTGAATGACGACCAGCCAGATGACAGCCACATG CCTCCCcccattttagattttggaaaaatCATCATCTACACTAGTAATCTGAAAATCATCCGAACACCAATGACTAAGAAAGAGTTGGTGAGAAAAATCATGCACGATGAAGGTATTGATGACTACTCTTTTATGTATcgtgaagaaggaagaggaaatagTACCATCCAAACTGAAAGGAATGTGAAAGATGCTGAAAATGATCTTGACCACAATCAACATGAGCAG GTTTGTACCATCAAAATCGAAAAAGGCATAGATGACAGCTCAGAATGCATCAATGAG GAAGCAGGTGATGAGAACAGTTGCTCTCAGTGCAAAGGATCGGGCTCTGCCCTCTGCTCTGTGTGCCACGGAAGCAAGTTTTCAATGTTGGCTAACAGATTTAAAGAGTCCTACAGAGCTCTGCGATGTCCTGCTTGCAATGAAAATGGCCGGCAACCCTGCCAGACTTGTGCTCACTGA